In Oncorhynchus gorbuscha isolate QuinsamMale2020 ecotype Even-year linkage group LG08, OgorEven_v1.0, whole genome shotgun sequence, one genomic interval encodes:
- the pkn2a gene encoding serine/threonine-protein kinase N2: protein MAADSVQGDARGQLVSERLGLGHNLDLSDTMVQQKLDEIKEQIRREIRKELKIKEGAENLRKVTTDKKSLAYVDNMLKKSNKKVEELHQELQELNAHIVVKDPDDLLECPLTPDTPASEARMCTSNSRLAALKKQNDIELKVKQGAENMIQMYSNGSSKDRKLLATAQQMLQDSKTKIEFIRMQILKGSQASELSFDNNDVMAKPIISPLDLRVEELCHHARIESAVAEGAKNVMKLLGSGKVTEKRAHSEAQARFNESSQKLDLLKYSLEQRLSELPKNHPRSTNIVEELSLMSSPALSPRSSIISTQNQYSTVAKPAALTGTLDVRLMGCQDLLENVPGRSKVCSVLLPGWSPSETRSSFMSRGNRNRGASARNLSKSEDLSNEISAVLKLDNTVVGQTNWRPASNQSWDQKFTLELDRSRELEISVYWRDWRSLCAVKFLRLEDFLDNQRHGMCLYLEPQGTLFAEVTFFTPVIERRPKLQRQKKIFSKQQGKTFLRAPQMNINIATWGRLVRRALPTVSPQVAETGTSSLPGSPTPTSPTSEPLVTKLDFDKEPTPTPKHYPVPAGIREPLAQDNKLPDKEEVQDALASFDFLNKRNSIAVKSSDLDRLDQVAEQEIQPPGLELTAIQKEIREEEQFRFSLRDFKCVAVLGRGHFGKVLLAEYKSTGEMFAIKALKKGDIVARDEVDSLMCEKRIFEAVNSVRHPFLVNLFACFQTQEHVCFVMEYAAGGDLMMHIHADVFSEPRAIFYAACVILGLQFLHEHKIVYRDLKLDNLLLDTEGYVKIADFGLCKEGMGFRDRTSTFCGTPEFLAPEVLTETSYTRAVDWWGLGVLVFEMLVGESPFPGDDEEEVFDSIVNDEVRYPRFLSTEAISIMRRLLRRSPERRLGAGERDAEEVKKHLFFRNMDWNGLLSKKVKPPFVPTIQNSNDVSNFDNEFTSEAPILTPPREPRALSKNEQDMFSDFDYIADWC from the exons GGCGACGCCAGGGGCCAGCTGGTGTCGGAGCGGCTGGGCCTGGGCCACAACCTGGACCTGTCGGACACCATGGTGCAGCAGAAGCTGGATGAGATCAAGGAGCAAATCCGCCGCGAGATCCGCAAAGAGCTGAAAATCAAGGAGGGTGCGGAGAACCTGCGCAAGGTCACCACGGACAAGAAGAGCCTGGCCTATGTGGACAACATGCTGAAGAAGTCCAACAAGAAGGTGGAGGAGCTCCACCAGGAGCTCCAGGAGCTCAACGCCCACATTGTGGTCAAGGACCCCGATGACCTGCTGG AGTGCCCTTTGACCCCGGACACCCCAGCTAGCGAGGCGAGGATGTGCACCAGCAACAGCCGCTTGGCCGCCCTGAAGAAGCAGAACGACATTGAGCTGAAGGTCAAACAGGGGGCAGAGAACATGATCCAGATGTACTCCAACGGCTCTTCCAAG GACCGGAAATTGCTAGCGACTGCTCAACAGATGCTCCAGGACAGCAAGACAAAGATTGAGTTCATCAGGATGCAGATCCTCAAAGGCAGCCAGGCCAGCGAGTTGAGCTTCGATAACAACGACGTCatgg CCAAGCCCATCATCAGCCCGCTGGACCTGCGGGTAGAGGAGCTGTGTCACCATGCCAGGATAGAGTCAGCCGTGGCCGAGGGCGCCAAGAACGTAATGAAGCTCCTGGGCTCTGGCAAAGTCACGGAGAAGAGGGCACACTCAGAG GCCCAGGCCCGATTCAACGAGTCCAGTCAAAAGCTGGACCTGCTCAAGTACTCCCTGGAGCAGAGGCTGAGTGAGCTGCCCAAGAACCACCCTCGCAGCACCAACATCGTGGAGGAGCTGTCCCTCATGTCCTCGCCCGCCCTCAGCCCGCGCTCCAGCATCATCTCCACCCAGAACCAATACAGCACCGTGGCCAAGCCCGCCGCACTCACAG GCACGTTAGATGTCAGGCTCATGGGCTGCCAGGACCTGCTGGAGAACGTTCCGGGTCGTTCCAAAGTCTGTTCTGTGCTGCTGCCTGGCTGGAGCCCCAGCGAGACTCGCTCCTCCTTCATGAGCCGGGGGAATCGCAACCGAGGTGCCAGCGCACGGAACCTCTCCAAGAGTGAAGACCTCTCAA ATGAAATCAGTGCTGTGCTGAAGCTGGACAATACAGTGGTGGGACAGACCAACTGGAGACCTGCCAGTAACCAGTCCTgggatcagaagtttacactgGAGCTGGACAgg TCTCGTGAGCTGGAGATCTCGGTGTACTGGAGAGACTGGCGCTCGCTGTGTGCTGTCAAGTTCCTGCGACTGGAGGACTTCCTGGACAACCAGCGTCACGGCATGTGTCTCTACCTGGAGCCTCAGGGAACCCTGTTTGCAGAG GTCACATTTTTCACCCCTGTCATTGAGCGGCGACCCAAACTGCAGAGACAAAAAAAGATCTTCTCAAAGCAGCAAG GGAAGACGTTCCTGCGTGCTCCTCAGATGAACATAAACATTGCCACCTGGGGCCGCCTGGTCAGAAGGGCCTTACCCACAGTCAGCCCACAGGTGGCTGAGACTGGGACCAGCAGTCTGCCAGGATCTCCAACAcccaccag tcccACCAGTGAACCGTTGGTGACCAAGCTGGACTTTGACAAAGAGCCCACCCCGACACCCAAGCACTACCCTGTACCCGCTGGCATCAGAGAACCACTGGCACAGGACAACAAACTGCCCGACAAGGAGGAAGTACAG GACGCCCTGGCATCGTTTGATTTCCTGAACAAGAGGAACAGCATAGCTGTGAAGTCGTCAGACCTAGACAGACTAGACCAGGTAGCAGAGCAGGAGATCCAGCCTCCAGGCCTGGAGCTCACAGCCATACAGAAGGAGATAAG GGAAGAAGAACAATTTCGGTTTAGTCTCCGAGACTTTAAATGTGTTGCAGTCCTTGGTCGTGGTCATTTCGGAAAG GTATTGTTAGCCGAGTATAAAAGCACAGGAGAGATGTTCGCCATCAAAGCCCTGAAGAAAGGAGACATTGTGGCTCGTGACGAGGTGGACAG TCTGATGTGTGAGAAGCGTATATTTGAGGCGGTGAACAGCGTGCGCCACCCGTTCCTGGTCAACCTCTTTGCCTGCTTCCAAACGCAGGAGCACGTGTGCTTCGTCATGGAGTACGCTGCCGGGGGAGACCTGATGATGCACATCCACGCTGACGTCTTCTCCGAGCCCAGGGCCAT ATTTTATGCAGCTTGTGTCATATTGGGATTACAGTTTTTACACGAACATAAGATTGTGTACAG AGATCTGAAGCTTGACAATCTGCTCTTGGACACTGAGGGCTATGTAAAAATAGCTGACTTTGGCCTTTGCAAAGAGG GAATGGGGTTCAGGGACCGCACCAGCACGTTTTGTGGTACTCCTGAGTTCCTGGCCCCAGAGGTTCTGACGGAGACATCATACACGCGTGCTGTGGACTGGTGGGGTCTGGGGGTCCTCGTCTTTGAGATGCTGGTTGGAGAG TCTCCATTCCCTGGGGACGATGAGGAGGAGGTGTTTGACAGCATCGTCAACGATGAAGTCCGCTACCCAAGGTTCCTCTCAACAGAGGCCATCTCCATCATGAGAAGG CTTTTGAGGAGGAGTCCAGAAAGACGTCTTGGGGCAGGAGAACGAGACGCAGAAGAAGTGAAGAAACATCTGTTCTTCAGA AATATGGATTGGAACGGACTACTGTCCAAGAAGGTGAAGCCTCCGTTTGTGCCAACCATCCAGAACTCCAACGATGTCAGCAACTTCGACAACGAATTTACCTCAGAAGCACCCATCCTGACCCCGCCCAGAGAACCCAGGGCGCTCAGCAAGAATGAGCAGGACATGTTCTCAGACTTTGACTACATCGCAGACTGGTGTTag